A single window of Intrasporangium calvum DSM 43043 DNA harbors:
- a CDS encoding MFS transporter: MTTPTEVGPRPTRSERLDRLPFNAQHRRLLVGSGIGWALDAMDVGLISFVMAALAKQWLISPTELSWVASIGFVGMAIGASLGGLLADRIGRRNVFALTLLVYGLATGAAGLSTGLAMLIGLRFVVGLGLGAELPVASTLVSEYAPARIRGRVVVILEAFWAVGWILAALVGYFVVPASDDGWRWALFIGIVPALYALYVRARLPESVRFLEGRGRTAEAEQAVRTFEAPSGVAAVESPEAPPAPRPRWSDLWSDGLRTRTAALWAAWFGINFSYYGAFIWIPSLLVSQGFSLTRSFGFTLIITLAQLPGYGVAAFLIEAWGRRATLATFLVGSAVSAYAFGQAGSEGAIIAAGCALSFFNLGAWGALYAVTPEVYPTFLRGTGSGSAAAFGRIASILAPLSVPWLLDLGGSGLVFTVFGVAFALAAVASLALPEWRGRSLA, translated from the coding sequence ATGACGACACCCACTGAGGTCGGCCCCCGTCCCACGCGCAGCGAGCGCCTCGACCGGCTCCCGTTCAACGCGCAGCACCGACGGCTCCTCGTCGGCTCCGGCATCGGCTGGGCCCTCGATGCGATGGACGTCGGTCTCATCTCCTTCGTCATGGCGGCCCTGGCCAAGCAGTGGCTGATCAGCCCGACCGAGCTGTCCTGGGTCGCGTCGATCGGCTTCGTCGGGATGGCGATCGGCGCCTCGCTCGGCGGCCTGCTCGCTGACCGCATCGGCCGGCGCAACGTCTTCGCGCTCACCCTGCTCGTCTACGGTCTCGCGACCGGAGCCGCCGGTCTCTCCACCGGCCTGGCCATGCTCATCGGCCTGCGCTTCGTCGTGGGGCTCGGTCTCGGGGCGGAGCTGCCCGTCGCCTCCACCCTCGTCAGCGAGTACGCGCCGGCTCGGATCCGCGGCCGTGTCGTCGTGATCCTCGAGGCGTTCTGGGCCGTGGGGTGGATCCTCGCTGCCCTGGTCGGCTACTTCGTCGTCCCCGCCTCCGACGACGGGTGGCGGTGGGCTCTCTTCATCGGCATCGTGCCTGCCCTCTACGCGCTCTACGTCCGGGCCCGGCTGCCGGAGTCCGTGCGGTTCCTCGAGGGCCGGGGGCGCACCGCGGAGGCGGAACAGGCCGTGCGCACCTTCGAGGCCCCGTCCGGGGTGGCGGCGGTCGAGTCGCCGGAGGCACCACCCGCCCCCAGGCCGCGCTGGTCCGACCTCTGGTCCGACGGCCTGCGCACCCGCACCGCGGCGCTCTGGGCGGCGTGGTTCGGGATCAACTTCTCCTACTACGGGGCCTTCATCTGGATCCCCAGCCTCTTGGTGTCCCAAGGCTTCTCCCTGACGCGGTCCTTCGGCTTCACGCTCATCATCACGCTGGCCCAGCTGCCCGGCTACGGCGTCGCAGCGTTCCTCATCGAGGCCTGGGGCCGACGCGCCACCCTGGCCACCTTCCTCGTCGGGTCGGCCGTGTCCGCCTACGCCTTCGGTCAGGCCGGCAGCGAGGGCGCGATCATCGCCGCCGGGTGCGCGCTGTCCTTCTTCAACCTCGGCGCGTGGGGAGCGCTGTACGCCGTGACCCCGGAGGTCTACCCGACCTTCCTGCGCGGCACCGGCTCCGGCTCCGCGGCCGCCTTCGGCCGGATCGCCTCGATCCTCGCGCCGCTCTCCGTCCCGTGGCTGCTCGACCTCGGTGGTTCCGGTCTCGTCTTCACCGTCTTCGGCGTCGCCTTCGCCCTCGCCGCCGTGGCGTCGCTCGCCCTGCCGGAGTGGCGCGGGCGGTCGCTCGCCTGA
- a CDS encoding ornithine cyclodeaminase family protein, with the protein MEAPRWIDAAHIRRALSPEQARRLIREALEGDFDPAGDPARLAPVVPGGQLLIMPSSTGDSVGVKVLSVAPGNPVRGLERIQALYVLFDADTLAPSVILDGSAITSLRTPAVSAVAVDALAPPTTRTLTVFGGGPQALGHVEAVLAVRQPERVVIVTRHLDGARATARRIDELGVETTALAAEDVRVRTAVGGSEVVVTATSAGTPVLDGSWVADGACVVAIGSHEPDRRELDAALLGRSLVVVEDIGTALREAGDVVLAMGEGVLSTADLHPLKDLVTGAVGRATDRPNVFKSVGMSWEDLVIAAGVARA; encoded by the coding sequence ATGGAGGCGCCCCGCTGGATCGATGCGGCGCACATCCGCCGGGCCCTCTCACCGGAGCAGGCTCGGCGCCTCATCCGCGAGGCGCTGGAGGGCGACTTCGACCCTGCTGGGGACCCGGCTCGACTGGCACCCGTGGTCCCGGGCGGCCAGCTGCTCATCATGCCTTCGTCGACGGGGGACTCGGTCGGCGTCAAGGTCCTGTCGGTGGCTCCGGGCAACCCGGTGCGGGGGCTCGAGCGCATCCAGGCCCTCTACGTCCTCTTCGACGCCGACACCCTCGCCCCGTCGGTCATCCTGGACGGCAGCGCCATCACGTCGCTCCGGACTCCGGCGGTGTCAGCGGTGGCCGTGGACGCGTTGGCCCCGCCGACAACTCGGACGTTGACCGTCTTCGGAGGCGGGCCGCAGGCACTGGGTCACGTCGAGGCCGTGCTCGCCGTCCGGCAGCCGGAGCGGGTCGTGATCGTCACGCGCCACCTCGACGGGGCCCGGGCCACGGCCCGACGGATCGACGAGCTCGGAGTCGAGACGACGGCTCTCGCCGCCGAGGACGTGCGGGTGCGCACCGCCGTCGGCGGCTCCGAGGTCGTCGTCACAGCGACGTCCGCAGGCACTCCCGTCCTGGACGGCTCCTGGGTCGCCGACGGCGCGTGCGTCGTCGCGATCGGCTCGCATGAGCCGGACCGCCGCGAGCTCGACGCAGCGCTGCTGGGTCGCTCGCTCGTCGTCGTCGAGGACATCGGCACGGCCCTGCGCGAGGCGGGCGACGTCGTGCTGGCGATGGGGGAAGGAGTGCTCAGCACCGCGGACCTGCATCCGCTGAAGGACCTGGTCACCGGTGCCGTCGGGCGCGCCACCGACCGCCCGAACGTCTTCAAGAGCGTCGGCATGTCCTGGGAGGACCTCGTCATCGCGGCCGGGGTGGCGCGCGCCTGA
- a CDS encoding class F sortase, whose amino-acid sequence MTPTPRSVTALVAAALVLVVAAWVFLAQPFQPEPAQGGTGARVAGTTGAADVAPADRAPPSSRAGSPSSTPSRASTCRAGEPARLVIPALGVDAPFERIGLDQTAEPDTEGRRPLGNPKDRTRAGWYADGPRPGTGTGTVLTNGHTYRDNSAIFKEDFAERIAVGQLIHVRQRNGSTCSYSVSRVWREVDAARDYPRIVVSEHLYDFEGPERLFLTTCGGSWNSVTQNYDDISLLVATPVRRG is encoded by the coding sequence GTGACGCCCACCCCGCGGAGTGTGACCGCCCTCGTCGCGGCCGCACTCGTGCTGGTCGTCGCCGCTTGGGTCTTCCTCGCTCAGCCGTTCCAGCCGGAGCCCGCCCAGGGCGGCACCGGCGCTCGCGTGGCCGGGACGACCGGAGCAGCTGATGTCGCACCGGCCGACCGGGCCCCACCGTCGTCCCGCGCCGGCTCCCCGTCGAGCACGCCCTCGCGCGCGTCGACGTGCCGCGCGGGCGAACCCGCCCGCCTCGTCATCCCCGCCCTCGGCGTCGACGCGCCCTTCGAGCGGATCGGGCTCGACCAGACCGCCGAGCCCGACACCGAGGGCCGCCGTCCCCTCGGCAACCCGAAGGACCGCACCAGGGCCGGCTGGTACGCCGACGGACCCCGCCCCGGCACCGGGACCGGTACGGTCCTGACCAACGGGCACACCTACCGCGACAACTCGGCCATCTTCAAGGAGGACTTCGCCGAGCGCATCGCGGTGGGCCAGCTGATCCACGTCCGGCAGCGGAACGGGTCGACGTGCTCCTACTCGGTCTCGCGCGTGTGGCGCGAGGTCGATGCGGCGCGGGACTACCCGCGCATCGTCGTCTCGGAGCACCTCTATGACTTCGAGGGCCCGGAGCGGCTCTTCCTGACGACGTGTGGGGGCAGCTGGAACAGCGTCACGCAGAACTACGACGACATCAGCCTGCTCGTCGCGACCCCGGTCCGCCGGGGCTGA
- a CDS encoding hemerythrin domain-containing protein, protein MCSYCGCRDISLIGRFMTEHEEIVNVAGVLHRAVEGHGPDSVAEALGHTLAHLHPHTTAEERGLFAVLRRNPDFTEHIDGLCAEHARLDDLAERIRGGDTALVNTFYDELRDHIDKEDNGLFPAAAIEMDGPDWVEAIQLTPDEGPHTHDEPHDDTH, encoded by the coding sequence ATGTGCAGCTACTGCGGGTGTCGCGACATCTCCCTGATCGGCCGGTTCATGACCGAGCACGAGGAGATCGTCAACGTCGCCGGGGTCCTCCACCGTGCCGTCGAGGGCCACGGCCCGGACTCCGTCGCTGAGGCCCTCGGGCACACGCTCGCGCACCTGCACCCGCACACGACGGCGGAGGAGCGGGGGCTCTTCGCCGTTCTCCGGCGCAACCCCGACTTCACCGAGCACATCGATGGTCTCTGCGCCGAGCACGCCCGGCTTGACGACCTCGCCGAGCGCATCCGAGGCGGCGACACCGCGCTGGTCAACACCTTCTACGACGAGCTGCGCGACCACATCGACAAGGAGGACAACGGGCTCTTCCCCGCTGCCGCCATCGAGATGGATGGGCCAGACTGGGTCGAAGCGATCCAGCTCACCCCGGATGAGGGACCCCACACTCATGACGAGCCCCATGACGACACCCACTGA